GCTCCTCCAGAATGATCGCTCACACCGTGCGGTCAGAGGACTATCCAGGTGTCCACTGATGTCGAGTGCATCCAGTAGCCGTATCCAGTGACCATCAAGTCTGAGCCTGCAGGTGATATGTCCCGCAGGAGATGTGGCGTGGCGGCAGGGTCAAAGGCCTCGGCCTCCGACACATCTGTCACAGACATCACGTTCTGTATGGTGTAAACGGTGCTGAAGGACGGGAATCCGATAAGGTTCCATCCTTTCTTCAGATCGATATTGGTGGATGTCGGAACCAGACCGGCAACCACGAAGTCGTCCGGTACTGGCGTGTACAGCCAGAATCCCATGGTCCGATCGATGGTCCCCAGGTCATTGATGTTCTGTCCTGCGTCGTGGCTCTTCCAATGGTCGGCCTGATCGGCCGCATCGTAGTAGACAGCTCTTCCCGAGGCGACCGTCTGCAGGACCGTTCCCGCAGAAGTGTCCATCGGGGCAAGTGGGAAGGAGACAAGATTCCATCCGGCCGAAAGGGGCCTGACGAACTTGCCAGCGACTTCTGAGGACTGTGTAACTTCCTCGCCATCATCTGCCCAGACATGGAAGAAGTACGTGTTCGGGTCACCGTCGCCACATCCCATGCATGCCCAGGAATATGTCGCCGCTCCGGTTGCCGGCTCGCTGCCGACATAGCTCTGAGGGCCACCCAGAGTTGGTGATGTGTAGATGTCGTACTCCACGACATCGTTGAAGCCTCCGCCATCATCGGCGGAACCAACCCACTCCAGTGTCACGTCCGAAGAACCGCCACTGAGGTACGCTCCCGTGAGCAGAGGTGGCTCTGGCGGGAAATTGGGTGTTCCGATTCTGAAGAGTCCAGTCTCGTCACAGGACTGCTGGCCGTTCGAGTCTCGGGCACACACCCTGACCTTGCAGTCGCTTGACGAGACCGCAGGAACAGACCAGTAGTGGGCTTCATCGTTAACATTTCCTGAAGCGACAGGGTTCCACGTGAATCCGGAATCGGTGCTGTATTCGATATCGACTCCGTCCACTGCGATCTCGACGTCGTGAGCGGACCACTCAATCGTGTACTCGGTCTCACGGATGACGAGGCTCCCAGCGGTAGGCCGTGTGACCTGTACTAATGGCGGCGCAACTCCATCCAGCCAGTAGACGGTGTTCTCCATCACGGCTTCGGCGTTCGCGTCTGAGGGATATGTGTCGGTCCCTTCGAAGTAGTCAAATGAGATGTAAACCACCCTCGAGTCCGCATCGTGTGTCGCTCGCAGGCCGGCAGTGTTAGTGGTTCCAGTATAGACCAGGATCTGATCGGCACCCATGCCTGGAGAGATGCGACTAGGAGAAGAGTCGAATACGTCGAGAGCGGCTAACCCGTTGGTTATCGGATCGGCCAGAATCCCGTCCGCAGTGGTCTGAGGAACACTGTCCGAGACGAAACTCGCATGAAGATTGGTCAGCATCCAACTGCTCCAGCCTCCGCCTTGGGCATCCTGACCGATGTCCTCACCGGTGATGAACAGGCTTCCTCCTGCTCCGAGGTACAGCTCCAGATTGGTCCTGTCAGTCAGGGAGAGAGTGGTCGTTGCCTCACCTGTGTACCACACTAGGGCGCCGTACTTCACCATGTCACCCATGCTCGGCATTGTCCTGAGGTTCTGATTGCCGTTGTCGCCGATTTCGAGTGTATCCCATAGGTCGTATGGGATTCCCTTCTTCGCCATTACATCCTCGAATCTCTCGAACCCCTCGTCCATCGTGTCCGTATTGTCTCCATTGACCAGCAAGACAGTGGGCTCGACGAAGTCGAGTGTCTCAGCCTGGAGCACAGGCCCGTTGAAGAAGTCCTTATCATAAGCGACATGATACCACATGTTCCTGTTGTCGGTCTGAACGAATACAGCCACTCCGAGGTTCCTCTTATCGGCTGTCACGTGGCTATCGGGTTCTGTGCCGTTCCAGGGACCGACCTGGAAGGTCTTGTAGTAATCAACCGAGTCCCCCATGTTGAAACCCGGAGGGAGGGACTCCTCGTTCAGGACTTTTCGCACTATCCTGTCGTACACCCTCTTGTGTCCTGCCGCGTTCTCAACCGTATTGCCATCCCTGTGGTAGTTGTGGTTCTGATAGACCATGAACCTGACCTTGAGGTTGGATTCGGTAATCGGATCGGTCGCCGTAATCCGAGCTTTCACGTAGCCCGTGTTTCCCGTGATGTTCCCTGACAGTTCTATGGTGAGGTTGCTCATCTCGGAGGGCATCAGCTCATCCTCAATCAATCCTCTGTCGTTGTTGTAGTTACCGTACCTGGAGCCCGCGCCGCCGATATCCCAAAGCTCGGCTCCGTTCGGTGAGGGATCAGTGCTGTCACCCGTGTATGGACCTCCGCCATCGATTATCACGGTCGGGAAGTAGTAGCCGCCACCGGCATAGAAACCCGGACGAGTTGCAGTGTCCGTCACGAAGAACTCGTCGGAGCCTGATGTGTGGTAGACCAGAACGACAAGGTTCTCGTGTCCGAACTCGCGTTCCAGCCTCTTGATCGTGTGTCCCTGGGAAACGCAGGGAGGACACCAGTCTGCCGTGAACTTCTCCAGCAGAACCTTCCTGGGCGTCGATCCGCCTCTGCTTCCTATCGCCGTTTCGGTAGTCTCCTCCGAACCAGACGATTCTGAGACATAGCTGAACCCGGCGAATGCCGAGCTGACAAATACCGCGGTCAGAATCATTGCCCACATATACGTGAATCGTGTCTTCATTTCTGCCTCCTCCTAGATGGCTGAACTGAACCCTAATGGCAATATGAGGGCTATTCTATATCAACGTTATGACCGTTTCAGGCATCCACCACGCTCCATACCCCGCAACATCCTTATCTACGGGCTCTGCAATCACAGGAGAGGTTGTAATCATGGCGACAGAAGAGAAAAGCAGCGAATCCACACTCCTCGACGCTCTCAGGATAGCTATGCAGCTGGAGGAGTACGGGTACAGCTTCTACAAGGAAGTGCAGGGGTTCGTCGAAAGCGACAAGGGAATAGCTCTCCTCGAGTACCTCGCGAGCCAAGAGGTCGATCACATCAAGTGGCTGCAGGTGGAGCATGATAAGCTCGAAAAGGACATCAAAGAGGGCCGGAGAAGCGACGAGAGACTGAACATCGATCTCCCGGACCCTCGGATTGTGTTTTCGAAGAAGGACGAGATAACGCAGAAGATGGACTCGATAGAGGCGACGAAGTTCGCGCTGGACATAGAGAGAAGGTCCATCGAGTTCTACTCCGATTGCGGTCAGCTGACGAGCGTGGAGACCGCGAAGGAGCTCTTCGAGAAGCTCAGTCGCTTCGAGGAGTCGCACGCGAAGCTGCTCCAGGAGAACCTCAGCTACCTCGAGACTGAGGGTGACTGGTACGGCTACACACCGATACTCGAGGGCTAGTTGCTCGACGGAACGGCCTTCGGGAACGCACGATCCCCGCACAAGTGGTGATGAGATGAGACCCAGGAAAGTCAAGATCAGGATAACGAGGATCCTCGAGGGCGGTGAATGTCCAGGAGGTCACACCGTGGGCGAGGAGTTCGTCTACCCAGATGACAGAGGCAAGATATGCGCCAGCGCGATGAACACTATGTTCCCCGCGGTCCGGGTGCTGCAATTCGGCGGCTCCTTCCCGTGGGAAGAGGATCCAGACGTGGCCGTCCTCTGCTGTCCGGACGCCAAGAACCCGGTCGTCTTCGAGCTTAAGAGAGAGAATCGGACCGGTGACTAGAAGTCCACGTCCAGATCCAGGAGCTGCTTGACGAACGGGCCGAAGACCAGGTCCTTTATCGTGATCATCCGCTTGATGCTGTACAGCCGGATCAGGGGCATGTCCGCGATCATCTCGTTCTCCTTCAGGTATCGGATCAGGGCGGAGTTCTCGACCTTGAAGTCCTCGTATGTCTTGTAGATCGAGAGAGTGAAGTTCTCGAACCTCTTGGCGGCCAGGAACATCACGGAGTCGGTGTCGATATAGCTCATGTCGATGGTCCCGCTGTTAAAGGGCGTCCTCGGACTGTACTTCGTGTGGCCCAGGCAGAGTATCTCGAACCCGAGCTTGTTCAGGTTCGGGATGGTGATCGTGCTGATCAGTCCCCTCTTCTCCAGCCTCCTGCGGATGTTGGATATGGTGTGCTTGGACAGGCCCGTCTTCTCGGCAATGGTCCCGTCCCTTGCATCGGGATAGCTCACGAGAGCGTAGAACACCATCTTCTCTCTCGTCTTCAGAGTGGCGGGGTCGCCCTTCACGAACTCCTCCCTGCTCTCCGCATCTTCATCGTCTATGCCGAAGTCCCTGGCCAGTAGTCTCGAGTAGTCGAAGAACCTGACTATGTCGCTCGTCTCCAGAGGGAAGACCATCTGCGTCGGGAATGTCGCTTCCAGCAATCCGAGCTCCGCGAACAGCTGCGTCCTGATGTCGCTGATCTTCTCGATGTTCGTGTAGTTCTTGGAAAAGCTCAGCGAGAACCCATAGTTCGTCTCACCGACGGAATAGAAGAGCTCGTCATAGATCTCGATCCTCTCCCTCGCTCTCTCGACCCTGGCCTCCGCAGAGACCGCCGGGTTGAACTCCGCATACGTCACGCCGAGCATCTCACAACCGAGGTTCTGGAGATAAGGGATCCTCTTTCTCGAGAAGTATCCCTCCTTCGCCAGCCGGTGCTTTATCGTGGTCACCGTGGAGTGCTTCATCCCGAGGATGTCGCTGAGCTCTCGGTCCTTCATGTCCGTGTAACGAACGAGGCCGTGCAGCACCCGCTTCTCGTTATCTGAGAGATGACCTCTTCTCACGGACCGCAGAAGGGGGCGAATCGACAAAAAGGTTTTCATGGGACTTCCCGATATCCTCCATCCGAATTGCGTATTTCGTCATTTGGGAAGGTTCGATAATCCGATTATTCCCATGTATCGAGGATAGAAGCGCGTCCCCGCAATCCACCAAATAAGGCTTATATATCCCTTGAAATGTAATTCCGTCTGCCTCGATATTGAGGCGAGGTCCCCCCATGGATGTCCGTTCCAAGACTCAGTTAACCTTCGGTTTTCTTGAGGGAACAGGCAGTGGGGCATTCTGGCATTGCGCACGCAGAGGACCTTACGTTTTCGGAGGTTGTTGTCCTTGAAGTACTGGCGCAGACCGCTTGACAAAGACGAGATCAAGACACCGAAGGGGCACATATACGTGATCCCGGACAGGTGCAAGGGATGTGGATTCTGCATAGAGTTCTGTCCGAAGGGCGTCCTCGAAGAGTCCAAGGAGATCAACAAGAAGGGGTATCATCTGCCCAAGATCGCGGATGGCAAGGAGGATGACTGCATGAACTGCAATTTTTGCATGCTCATCTGCCCTGAGTTCGCGATATACACGGAGGAAGGGAAATGAAAGCAGTGCTCACGGGAAGCCATTTCATGCTGGGCGATATCGCGTGTGCGGAAGGTGCTCTGGCGGCTGGCTGCAATTTCTTCGGAGGATATCCGATCACACCCGCGACCGAGACCGCCGAAAGGATGGCCCTGCGCCTCCCGCAAGTTGGCGGACACTACATCCAGATGGAGGACGAGATAGCAAGCCTCGCGGCTGTTCTGGGTGCCTCGTGTGCGGGTGCGAAAGCGATGACGGCGACGTCCGGTCCCGGATTCAGTCTGATGCAGGAGAACATCGGGCTCGGGATAGTGACGGAGACCCCGTGCGTGATCGTCAATGTCCAGAGGGGAGGACCATCAACGGGACTGCCCACCCTGGCGGGACAGGCCGACATGATGCAGGCGAAGTGGGGCTCCCACGGAGACTACGAGGCGATCGCCTATGTTCCCAACTCGTGCCAGGAGATGTTCGACTTCACGATCAAGGCCTTCAACACGGCAGAGAAGTACCGCCAGCCTGTGTTCGTCATGGCGGACGAGATAATCGGCCACATGACCGAGAGGGTCGTGATCCCTGGACCGAAGAAGATAAAGCTCGTATCTCGAAAGAGGCCAAAAGGCAAGAAGAACTACCTTCCATTCAAACCGGACAAGGACCTCATCCCGCCGATGGCACTTGCGGGAGAGGGCTATGGCATACACATCACCGGGCTCACCCACGATGCCCGCGGGTATCCCGTGATCGATGAGGAGACCCAGCACGAGATGGTCACCCGCCTGATCGAGAAGATCAGAAGGCACGCACCCAAGATATGGGAGTTCGAGGAAGTCGAGACGGAGGATGCGGATATCGTCGTCGTTTCCTACGGTGCGGCATCCAGATCGGCTGGGAGGGCGGTCAACATCGCGAGGAAGGAAGGGATAAAGGCCGGCCTCATGCGCCTGATCACCGCCTGGCCGTTTCCCGAGAAGCGGATAAAGGAGCTTGCGGAGAGTGCGAAGGCGTTCGTGGTCCCGGAGATAAACATGGGACAAATCTCCCGAGAGGTTGAGAGGTTCGCCTCCGGAAGGGTCCTCAGCGTTACTCACGCGGGCGGAGGAATGCTATCACCGGAAGCGGTTCTACAGAAGATCAAGGAGGTGGCGAAGTGAGTGCAAAAGGAGCAGGGAACGAGGGCAAGATCGAGACCGTTGAGGGGCACCCGCTGGATCACATCCTGAGACAGGACCGGCTCCCCCATATATGGTGTCCAGGCTGCGGGCTCGGGTCCGCGATGACCTGCTTTGCCCAGGCGATCGAGAGGGTTGACATTCCTCTCAAGAAGCAGGTGCTGTTGTCCGGAATCGGATGCACTGGAAGGATAGCGGGGTACGTCAATGTCGATTCCTACCACACGACCCACGGGAGGGCGATACCGTTCGCAACGGGGCTCAAGATCGCCAATCCGGAGCTCTGTGTGACCGTCTTCAGCGGGGACGGCGACCTCTTCGCCATAGGCGGGAACCACTTCCTGCACGCGGCGAGGAGAAATGTCGACATCAACGTCATCTGCGTCAACAACTTCAACTACGGGATGACCGGCGGTCAGCAGGGACCGACGACGCCGGTGGAAGCGAAGACCACGACGACCCGCTACGGGAGCTTCGAGCATCCCTTCAATCTTCCATATCTGGCGGCTGCGATCGGCGCCGTCTATGTGTCCCGATGGACGACCCTGCACTGTCGTCATCTCGAGAAGTCCATGGAGAAGGCCCTCCAGAAGAAGGGCTTCACGTTCATAGAGATCGTATCCCCGTGCCCCACCGGCTTTGGCAGGCCGAACAAGCTCGGGGAAGGACTTGAGGAGCTGAGGTACTACAGAGAGAAATCCGTGATAAAGAACGACGCCTCCTGGGATGAGATGGACCTCCACATGCGCGGGGAGGAGCCCATAGTGGTGGGCGATTTCCTGGACACGGAGAAACCGACCTACCTCGAGCTGGAGGAACAGATGCTCAGAAAAAGGGGGTTCATGAAGTGAGCCGAAAGGAGGTTCGTATGGGTGGCTTCGGCGGCCAGGGAATAATCCTAGCGGGCTTCATTCTGGGGAAGGCGGTCGCGATCTATGAGAAGAAGGAGGCCGTCCAGACGCAGTCCTACGGTCCAGAGGCCCGAGGCGGGTCCTGCCTCGCGGATGTCATCATCAGCGACGAGGACATCAACTACCCGATGGGGACGGTCCCCGACATCCTCGTCCTGATGTCACAGGAAGCTTTCAATGAGAACCATGACAAGATAGCCGACGATGCCATCTTGATCGTGGACGAGGACCTCGTGGATGCGTCGGCGTTCAGGAAGAAGAACAAGGTCTTCAAGGCTCCCGCGACGAGGATCGCGGAAGAACTGGGGAAGAAGATCGTAGCCAACATCGTGATGCTCGGGTTCCTGGCAGCCGTGGGGGATGTGGTCAGCCACGATGCCATGAAGAAAGCCATACTCGACTCTGTCCCGAAGGGGACGGAAGACCTCAACCTCGAAGCCTTTGAGAAGGGATACGAACACGGCAAGAATTCGGTGGCGAACTAGTTGGACAAGGGCGTCCTGGTGATAGGAGGAGGAATAGCCGGCATTCAGAGCGCGCTCGACACGGCAGATGCCGGTCGCAAGGCGGTCATTCTCGAAAGCTCTCCCTTCATCGGGGGTCGCATGGCCCAGCTGGACAAGACCTTCCCGACGAACGACTGCTCCATGTGCATACTGTCTCCCAAGCTCGTTGAGGCGGGGAGGCATCCGAACATAGAGCTCGTCACGAATGCGGACCTGATCGCACTGGAGGGAGAGAAGGGCAACTTCACGGCGACTATACGCAAGAAGCCCAGATACGTGGACGAGGAGAAGTGCGTCGCCTGCGGCATCTGTGCGGAGAAGTGTCCCGTCAAGCTTCCGAGCGAGTACGACGCTTCCACTTCCGAGAGGAAGGCGATATACCGAGCGTATCCTCAGTCCGTTCCGTCCACTTACGTCATAGACAAGGACAACTGCATATACTTCAAGACCGGCAAGTGCAGGGCCTGCGAGAAGTTCTGCGAGGCCAAGGCCATCGATTTCGATCAGAGCGAGGAGGAGGTCAGGATAGACGTCGCCTCCGTCATAATCGCATCCGGAGCGGACGTGTTCGATCCCTCCGAAATACACGAGTACGGCTACGGCGTGCTTCCGAACGTCATCACGAGCCTCGAGTTCGAGAGGCTTCTCAGCGCATCAGGGCCGACGCAGGGGAAGGTCGTGAGACCGTCCGACGGGAAGGAACCTGAGAACATCGCGTTCATACAGTGCGTCGGCTCCCGGTCCACGGTGTACGGAGGAGAGTACTGCTCCTCCGTGTGCTGCATGTATGCGCTCAAGGAAGCTATCGTTGCGAAGGAGCACTCCGATTCCATAGACATCCAGATCTTCTCGATCGACTTCAGGGCGTTCGGGAAGCAGTTCGAGGACTACCGCATCAGGGCCGAGGAGGAGCACGGCATAAGGATCTGGAGAGGGAACAGAGTCTCTGCACTGGAACCTGCCCTTCCCGGGGACGGAGTCCTCGTCGTGTACATCGACGGCGACGAGATCGAGCTGAAGGAGTTCGACCTTGTTGTGCTATCTGTTGGTCTGAGACCCCCAGAAGGGGCGGAAGAGCTCAGCAAGATCACCGGCGTTGAACTCAACGAGTACGGATTCTACAAGACCCCTCCGAATGAGAGCTTCCAGACGACGAGACCCGGCGTCTACGTCGTTGGGACTATCTCTGAGCCAAAGGACATTCCGGACACGGTCTGTCAATCATCTGCCGCATCATTGATCGCTCCCGTGTTCGAAGAAGTCGAAGTTGCCGATGACGAGACGGGAGAAGAGGTTCTGGCGGAAGAGGAGGAGCCCAGGACTGGCGTCTTCATCTGCCACTGCGGCATCAACATCGGCGGTGTCGTCGATGTCCCCTCCGTCGTCGAGCACGTGAGGACGCTTCCGAACGTCGCCTACGCCGAGGACAACCTGTATACCTGCTCCGTCACGACACAGGAGAAGATCAAGGAGGCCATCAAGGAGCACGACCTGAATCGAATAGTGGTCGCTTCCTGCTCGCCCCGTTCGTACGAGAAGCTCTTCCAGGAGACGATAAGGGAGGCTGGATTGAATCCATATCTCTTCGAGATGGCGAACATACGCGAACACTGTTCCTGGGTTCACTCCAAGGAGCCCGAGAGGGCTACCGAGAAGGCGAAAGGGCTCGTCGCGGCCGCAGTCGCGAAGGCGAGGCTGCTGGAACCCCTGCACAAGGTGTCCGTTCCAGTTAACAAGACCGCCCTCGTCATCGGAGGCGGATTGAGCGGGATGACAGCCGCATTGTCATTGGCGGAGCACGGGATAGGAGCGCACCTCGTGGAGAAGACGAAGGAGCTTGGCGGGAATCTGAGACGAGTTGCACACACGCTAGATGGCGAGGACCCGCAGGAGCTCCTCAAGGGCATGATACGGGAAGTGAGGGATAATGACAGCATTACGCTTCATATGGGAACGGAAGTTGAGTCCGTCGACGGATTCATAGGCAACTTCCACACCACGCTGGCGAACGGGGACGAGTTCGACCACGGCGTCGTGATCGTCGCCACAGGCGCTGTGGAGTACAAGCCCACGGAATATCTGTACGGGAAGAGCGATCGCGTCATGACTCAGCTCGAGCTCGAGGAGAAGATGTCGCACAAGGACTTCAAGCCCGAGAGCATGGTCATGATACAGTGCGTCGGCTCTCGTGACTCAGAGTACCAGAACTGCAGTCGCATCTGCTGTTCCACGTCAATCAAGAACGCGTTGCGGGTGAAGGAGAAGCACCCCGACATCAACGTGTACGTCCTGTACAAAGACATACGGACGTACGGGTTCAAGGAGAAGTACTACCGAGAGGCTTCAAGGAAGGGAGTCGTGTTCATAAGGTACGACGACGAGAACCCTCCCGAGGTCACGAAGAAGAAGGGGAAGCCACGAGTCGTCGTCAAGGATGCAACGTTGGGAGAGGACGTCTTCCTGGAGCCGGATTACCTTGTGCTCAGCGCGGGGATACGCCCGAATCCAGACAACGAGAACCTCTCCGAGACGCTCAAGGTCCCGCTGAGCGGGGACGGGTTCTTCCTGGAAGCCCACATGAAGCTCAGACCGCTCGAGTTCTCGACGGACGGGGTCTACCTGTGCGGGTTCGCGCACTCCGCCAAACCTTCGGAGGAGAGCATAGCCCAGAGCAGAGGCGTTGCCGCGAAGGTCCTGGGCCTGTTCTCCAAGGACAGGATAGAGGTCGAACCCCTGATCGCCTACGTGAACGAATCGCAGTGCAGATGGTGTGGCAGGTGCGCTGATGTCTGCGTCTTCGGTGCGATCGATATCGTGGAGTCCGAGGGCGTCAAGTACGCCAAGATAAACGATGTTCTCTGCAAGGGTTGCGGTGCGTGCGTCGTGGCCTGCCCGACGGGCGCGATGGACGTGCACGGGTTCACGAGCGGGCAGCTTGACAAGATCATAGAATGTCTGGAGTGGGAATAGATGAAGGCCCCGTTCGAACCGAAGATCCTCGCGTTCTGCTGCAACTGGTGCGCCTACTCCGG
Above is a genomic segment from Candidatus Thermoplasmatota archaeon containing:
- a CDS encoding ferritin family protein — protein: MATEEKSSESTLLDALRIAMQLEEYGYSFYKEVQGFVESDKGIALLEYLASQEVDHIKWLQVEHDKLEKDIKEGRRSDERLNIDLPDPRIVFSKKDEITQKMDSIEATKFALDIERRSIEFYSDCGQLTSVETAKELFEKLSRFEESHAKLLQENLSYLETEGDWYGYTPILEG
- a CDS encoding TIGR04076 family protein, whose protein sequence is MRPRKVKIRITRILEGGECPGGHTVGEEFVYPDDRGKICASAMNTMFPAVRVLQFGGSFPWEEDPDVAVLCCPDAKNPVVFELKRENRTGD
- a CDS encoding helix-turn-helix domain-containing protein produces the protein MKTFLSIRPLLRSVRRGHLSDNEKRVLHGLVRYTDMKDRELSDILGMKHSTVTTIKHRLAKEGYFSRKRIPYLQNLGCEMLGVTYAEFNPAVSAEARVERARERIEIYDELFYSVGETNYGFSLSFSKNYTNIEKISDIRTQLFAELGLLEATFPTQMVFPLETSDIVRFFDYSRLLARDFGIDDEDAESREEFVKGDPATLKTREKMVFYALVSYPDARDGTIAEKTGLSKHTISNIRRRLEKRGLISTITIPNLNKLGFEILCLGHTKYSPRTPFNSGTIDMSYIDTDSVMFLAAKRFENFTLSIYKTYEDFKVENSALIRYLKENEMIADMPLIRLYSIKRMITIKDLVFGPFVKQLLDLDVDF
- a CDS encoding ferredoxin family protein codes for the protein MKYWRRPLDKDEIKTPKGHIYVIPDRCKGCGFCIEFCPKGVLEESKEINKKGYHLPKIADGKEDDCMNCNFCMLICPEFAIYTEEGK
- a CDS encoding 2-oxoacid:acceptor oxidoreductase subunit alpha; translated protein: MKAVLTGSHFMLGDIACAEGALAAGCNFFGGYPITPATETAERMALRLPQVGGHYIQMEDEIASLAAVLGASCAGAKAMTATSGPGFSLMQENIGLGIVTETPCVIVNVQRGGPSTGLPTLAGQADMMQAKWGSHGDYEAIAYVPNSCQEMFDFTIKAFNTAEKYRQPVFVMADEIIGHMTERVVIPGPKKIKLVSRKRPKGKKNYLPFKPDKDLIPPMALAGEGYGIHITGLTHDARGYPVIDEETQHEMVTRLIEKIRRHAPKIWEFEEVETEDADIVVVSYGAASRSAGRAVNIARKEGIKAGLMRLITAWPFPEKRIKELAESAKAFVVPEINMGQISREVERFASGRVLSVTHAGGGMLSPEAVLQKIKEVAK
- a CDS encoding thiamine pyrophosphate-dependent enzyme yields the protein MSAKGAGNEGKIETVEGHPLDHILRQDRLPHIWCPGCGLGSAMTCFAQAIERVDIPLKKQVLLSGIGCTGRIAGYVNVDSYHTTHGRAIPFATGLKIANPELCVTVFSGDGDLFAIGGNHFLHAARRNVDINVICVNNFNYGMTGGQQGPTTPVEAKTTTTRYGSFEHPFNLPYLAAAIGAVYVSRWTTLHCRHLEKSMEKALQKKGFTFIEIVSPCPTGFGRPNKLGEGLEELRYYREKSVIKNDASWDEMDLHMRGEEPIVVGDFLDTEKPTYLELEEQMLRKRGFMK
- a CDS encoding 2-oxoacid:ferredoxin oxidoreductase subunit gamma, which encodes MGGFGGQGIILAGFILGKAVAIYEKKEAVQTQSYGPEARGGSCLADVIISDEDINYPMGTVPDILVLMSQEAFNENHDKIADDAILIVDEDLVDASAFRKKNKVFKAPATRIAEELGKKIVANIVMLGFLAAVGDVVSHDAMKKAILDSVPKGTEDLNLEAFEKGYEHGKNSVAN
- a CDS encoding CoB--CoM heterodisulfide reductase iron-sulfur subunit A family protein, with amino-acid sequence MDKGVLVIGGGIAGIQSALDTADAGRKAVILESSPFIGGRMAQLDKTFPTNDCSMCILSPKLVEAGRHPNIELVTNADLIALEGEKGNFTATIRKKPRYVDEEKCVACGICAEKCPVKLPSEYDASTSERKAIYRAYPQSVPSTYVIDKDNCIYFKTGKCRACEKFCEAKAIDFDQSEEEVRIDVASVIIASGADVFDPSEIHEYGYGVLPNVITSLEFERLLSASGPTQGKVVRPSDGKEPENIAFIQCVGSRSTVYGGEYCSSVCCMYALKEAIVAKEHSDSIDIQIFSIDFRAFGKQFEDYRIRAEEEHGIRIWRGNRVSALEPALPGDGVLVVYIDGDEIELKEFDLVVLSVGLRPPEGAEELSKITGVELNEYGFYKTPPNESFQTTRPGVYVVGTISEPKDIPDTVCQSSAASLIAPVFEEVEVADDETGEEVLAEEEEPRTGVFICHCGINIGGVVDVPSVVEHVRTLPNVAYAEDNLYTCSVTTQEKIKEAIKEHDLNRIVVASCSPRSYEKLFQETIREAGLNPYLFEMANIREHCSWVHSKEPERATEKAKGLVAAAVAKARLLEPLHKVSVPVNKTALVIGGGLSGMTAALSLAEHGIGAHLVEKTKELGGNLRRVAHTLDGEDPQELLKGMIREVRDNDSITLHMGTEVESVDGFIGNFHTTLANGDEFDHGVVIVATGAVEYKPTEYLYGKSDRVMTQLELEEKMSHKDFKPESMVMIQCVGSRDSEYQNCSRICCSTSIKNALRVKEKHPDINVYVLYKDIRTYGFKEKYYREASRKGVVFIRYDDENPPEVTKKKGKPRVVVKDATLGEDVFLEPDYLVLSAGIRPNPDNENLSETLKVPLSGDGFFLEAHMKLRPLEFSTDGVYLCGFAHSAKPSEESIAQSRGVAAKVLGLFSKDRIEVEPLIAYVNESQCRWCGRCADVCVFGAIDIVESEGVKYAKINDVLCKGCGACVVACPTGAMDVHGFTSGQLDKIIECLEWE